A stretch of DNA from Nitrosopumilus zosterae:
TGTTATCAAAACTTGGGTAACTCCAAATGGATTTCCAGAAAAAATTCAGCCACTATTTCAGGCAATCAATTTGGCCGAATATGTAATCTTTCATGTGGATAAATTAGACAAATTCACTGGAGAGCAAATAATTGCATTAGATTCCTTGAAAAAAGAAAAAGGAATCTTATCTCATACGTTTGATGTTGATGAATCCAAATTGAATGCAATGATCAAAGGAACTGTTGTTGAAAATTATGCTAAAATTGATCCAGAAAAAATCAAAGAAGAAATGGACAAACTGGAACCTGTTTCAAATGACGATCCATCTGAAATGGTGATTGATCATTGTTTTGATGTCAAGGGTGTTGGAACTGTAATTTTAGGCAAAGTAACACATGGAAAAATAAAACAATATGCCAACTTGAAATTATATCCTGCTGGAATAAACGTACTGATAAAATCTATTCAAATGCACGATGACCCTGTAGAAGAATCTGTCTGTCCTGCTAGGGTAGGGCTTGCAGTAAAGGGCGTAAAACCTGATGAAGTTGGACGAGGAGACGTAATCACTAATGAAGGAGCAGTAGATGTAAAAACTGAGATTGAACTTAATTTCAAAAAAAAT
This window harbors:
- a CDS encoding EF-Tu/IF-2/RF-3 family GTPase, with amino-acid sequence MVLSVNFVVLGKQDIAAEFGKKGTVTDLSLYDRKESDVIKTWVTPNGFPEKIQPLFQAINLAEYVIFHVDKLDKFTGEQIIALDSLKKEKGILSHTFDVDESKLNAMIKGTVVENYAKIDPEKIKEEMDKLEPVSNDDPSEMVIDHCFDVKGVGTVILGKVTHGKIKQYANLKLYPAGINVLIKSIQMHDDPVEESVCPARVGLAVKGVKPDEVGRGDVITNEGAVDVKTEIELNFKKNPFYKNDISENQGCLVNVGLQIKAAKFMSLSPLKLTFEKPIACKKGQIAVILKPESPTIRILGSGIIQ